In Clostridia bacterium, the genomic stretch TGAAGATGGGCTTCCGTCACGTCGAGTCCGGGCCGCTTGTGCGTTCGAGTTATCACGCGCATGAGCAGGCGGAATCCACTAAAGGCGTGCGACTCCTTTAGCCGCTGCGGCAGGAGCCCTCGCCTGTCCGCTGATCGAATGCAAATTACTCATGGCACGGTTCCAGCCGTGCCATTATCTTTGTAGCGAACAACTGTAAATTCAGCGGGTGCAGTGCGCCCGCAATCTCAGCGGGGAGCGCACATGAAAACCCTTCTCGGCGGGTTGGCGATTGGAAGTGCAGCCGGCATTCTGGCTGGCATGGTCGGCGTAGGCGGCGGAATCATTATCGTACCGGCGCTGGTCTACTTCTTCGGGATGGACCAGAAGATGGCGCAAGGAACGTCGCTGGCCGTGTTGTTGCCGCCAACGGGGTTGCTTGCTTTCATGCAGTACTACCGTGCCGGCAATGTTGACCTGAAGGTTGCGTCTCTAATCGTGGTCGGCCTGCTGCTGGGAGGATGGTTTGGTGGAGGATGGGCACAGCAGCTATCAGGGCCGGTACTGCGCAAGGGATTTGCCGTGATGATGATGTTGGCCGCCGTGAAAATGTTCTTCCAGAAATAGACAACCAGAACCAATCACAACGAAGCATTGCAAAAAAACGGCCCGGCTTTATGCCAGGCCGTCAATCAGTAACGCTTCTATGTGCCGGGTACTTTACCAGACGCGGCATGCATTCTTACGGACCAAGGGCGCTCCCGCCTTGCAGTTAAACGCTTTTTGGAATTCCGGCATGTTGGAAACCGTTCCGTTCACGCGATACTTACCGGGTGAATGTGGATCGACTTGCGCCAGCATGCGCGCAAACTCCGGCGTTTCGTTCTGGCACCACACCTGGCTGTACCCGATGAAGAAGCGCTGTGCCGGCGTAAAGCTGTCCATAGCCTTTTCTGCGTCCGGGCCAAGCCGGTCCATTAACGCCATGTAAGCGATTTTGACTCCGCCGTTGTCGGCCGTGTTCTCGCCCAGCGTCAACTTGCCATTCAGCTTCACATCATCTACGGCCGTGTAGCCGTTGTACTGGTCAACGATGCACTGCGCGCGTTCATTGAACGCCGTGGCATCCTTCTC encodes the following:
- a CDS encoding TSUP family transporter — translated: MKTLLGGLAIGSAAGILAGMVGVGGGIIIVPALVYFFGMDQKMAQGTSLAVLLPPTGLLAFMQYYRAGNVDLKVASLIVVGLLLGGWFGGGWAQQLSGPVLRKGFAVMMMLAAVKMFFQK